GGTGCGGCGTTGATTATCCGCATGGCCTCTTCGAACCGTACTCCGGCTGTGAATCGTGTGGCCAATGATGATACGGATATGGAAGTGGAATATATCAATACGGCCCTGGATAATTCGATGATGGATGACTATTCTCTATACGTTTATCTTGCAGATGTTGACGGAGAGTAAGATAAGAACTAAACTGAAAGAAAAGAACAATGAAAAAGCTGATCGTTTTATTTATTATGGTATGCGGTGTCATGCCCTTGCTTTGGGCTTCCGACGGATGTGACCAGCGTCTGACGCAGGATGAATTTCGCGCTAAGCAGAAAGCCTATATCACTGAGAAGGCAGGTTTGACGAAAGAGGAGGCCGCTAAATTTTTCCCGCTTTATTTTGAGTTGCAGGATCGGAAGAAACAACTGAATGATGAGGCATGGGGGCTGATTCGTAAAGGAAAGAATGAGAGCACTACCGAAGCTCAGTATGAGGAGATAATGGAAGGCGTCTATGATGCCCGCATGGCTTCCGACCGTCTGGACAAGACTTATTTTGATAAATTCAAGAAGATGCTTTCCTTCAAGAAGATTTATCTGATACAGAAGGCAGAAATGAAGTTTCATCGTGAATTACTGAGAAATATGCAACCGAGGGGAAAAGGAGGACCGGAAAGGAAACAATCGGTTGAAAAATAAAAACAGATGGTCTGTTTGCACAAAACAGATCGCTTGTTGAGGTTGCACGGACCATCTGTTTGGATGGTCTATTTTTTTTGCTCCAGCGCTTTGGCCTCATTCCATAGCTTGTCCATTTCTTCCAAAGTCATGTCGTGCAGGTTCTTTCCTTCCTTGATACTGTGTGCCTCCACATAGTTGAAGCGGCGGATAAACTTCTGGTTGGTGCATTCCAGTGCATTGTCTGGGTTGATTTTATAGAGGCGTGCGGCATTGATGAGGCTGAACATTACGTCACCGAATTCGGCTTCCGCTTTTTCCTTGTCCATATTGGCCACTTCGGTCTGAAACTCCTGAATTTCTTCTTTCACTTTATCCCACACTTGCTCGCGCTCTTCCCAGTCGAAGCCTACATTGCGTGCTTTGTCTTGAATGCGATAAGCCTTGATGAGTGAGGGCAGGGCGGCAGGTACACCACTTAGCACAGTCTTGTTGCCATCCTTCTCCTTTAGCTTCAGTTGCTCCCAATTTTCGGACACCTGTCCGGCGGTTTCTGCCTTCACGTCTCCGAACACGTGCGGATGACGGTAAATCAGTTTTTCGCAGAGGTGGTCGCACACATCCTTGATGTCGAAGTCTTCCGTCTCGCTGCCTATCTTTGCATAGAAAGCTACATGTAACAATACATCGCCCAATTCTTTGCAGATATCGTTCTTGTCATCACGCATCAGGGCGTCACACAGTTCGTATGTTTCTTCAATGGTGTTTGGGCGCAGGCTCTCGTTGGTCTGTTTTCTGTCCCACGGACATTTTACTCGCAGTTCGTCGAGTATGTCGAGGAAGCGTCCGAAGGCTTCCATTTGTTCTTTTCTTGAATGCATGGTCTATTGAATTTGTCTGCAAAAATAGGATAATTGCACTACGGAAGTGCAGAAAAATGGAAAATTCTGCACTTCCGTAGTGCAATTACTGTGAAGAGGAGATGGAATAAAGCTTCATGCGGAAAGAAGTAAGAGCTAAATGCATTACCTTTGCATCTGCATAAATAACTTTATCCATAAGGAAAATAGAAAGATGAAGAACGAAGTATTGTACGTGTTGCTTGACGAATATGCCGCACACGAAGCTGTTTATCTGTCACAGGCCATCAGCTCGGATGAGGTGGCAATGAAGCAGCATCCCAAGTACATTAATAAGGTAGTGGCTGCTACCATGCGGCCTGTCCGGTCTATCGGAGGATTCCGGACTTTGCCCGATTATTCGCTGGAGACCATGCCCGAAGACTATGCGGCATTGGTGCTGATTGGAGGCTACGGCTGGAAGACAGAAGTTGCCGAGGCGGTGGTTCCCATTGTGCAGAAAGCAATGGCCAAAGGAATTATAGTCGGTGCAATTTGCAATGGTGCGTCATTTATGGCTCAGCATGGTTTCCTCAACCATATAAAGCACACGGGCAATGGAGTGGAACAACTAAAACTGTGGGGTGGAGGAAACTATACCAATGAGGCCGGTTACGTCAACAAACAGGCTGTGAGCGACGGGCGTATAGTGACAGCCAACGGTTCCGCCACATTGGAATTTGCACGCGAACTTTTAATTCTGTTGGAGAACGATACGGAAGAACGCATTGAAATGTATTATCAGTTCAATAAGCAAGGATTTGTACAACTGTTCTCGTAAGAAATCAGCAGCCCCACCACTTCCGAGTAATTCTTGCGTCCGCTTTCTATCCGGTTGCCTTTCAGATAGAGGTCGTATATCCGGTCCTGAATATCTCCGATAAGAGGATTGTATTTTGACATCCAGTATTCGCTGTTCTTTCTTGCCAATTCGATGATTTCCGGTCGGATGCGGTCGAGTAGTGCTGTATATTCTTTCTCGTCCATCAGTCGGCGGGCATTGCCGAGTACATGCGATAAGACAGAAAA
Above is a window of Bacteroides helcogenes P 36-108 DNA encoding:
- the mazG gene encoding nucleoside triphosphate pyrophosphohydrolase, with product MHSRKEQMEAFGRFLDILDELRVKCPWDRKQTNESLRPNTIEETYELCDALMRDDKNDICKELGDVLLHVAFYAKIGSETEDFDIKDVCDHLCEKLIYRHPHVFGDVKAETAGQVSENWEQLKLKEKDGNKTVLSGVPAALPSLIKAYRIQDKARNVGFDWEEREQVWDKVKEEIQEFQTEVANMDKEKAEAEFGDVMFSLINAARLYKINPDNALECTNQKFIRRFNYVEAHSIKEGKNLHDMTLEEMDKLWNEAKALEQKK
- a CDS encoding DJ-1/PfpI family protein → MKNEVLYVLLDEYAAHEAVYLSQAISSDEVAMKQHPKYINKVVAATMRPVRSIGGFRTLPDYSLETMPEDYAALVLIGGYGWKTEVAEAVVPIVQKAMAKGIIVGAICNGASFMAQHGFLNHIKHTGNGVEQLKLWGGGNYTNEAGYVNKQAVSDGRIVTANGSATLEFARELLILLENDTEERIEMYYQFNKQGFVQLFS